The following coding sequences lie in one Arabidopsis thaliana chromosome 3, partial sequence genomic window:
- a CDS encoding RNA-binding (RRM/RBD/RNP motifs) family protein (RNA-binding (RRM/RBD/RNP motifs) family protein; FUNCTIONS IN: nucleic acid binding; INVOLVED IN: biological_process unknown; LOCATED IN: cellular_component unknown; CONTAINS InterPro DOMAIN/s: RNA recognition motif, RNP-1 (InterPro:IPR000504); Has 30201 Blast hits to 17322 proteins in 780 species: Archae - 12; Bacteria - 1396; Metazoa - 17338; Fungi - 3422; Plants - 5037; Viruses - 0; Other Eukaryotes - 2996 (source: NCBI BLink).), producing MAIARLLSPKSTPQFNNRGFVILTRRWLSSSLEDGRKCERLSDSEASTNKDIGQKVVHWYSLGGLISNLKQKIMGNVILMDKSSGEDSVLPKSPMVSSSDVAVTKVVTLKNVAESENCIHSSVKEEIGSEDASQSVAADNKICITSSIKEESFVSEMGSQDASQSVAVENKNCISSSIKEESSVSEMGSQDASQSVAGIEACGKRESITVSNDRLGNINRLDGLESGQGKVLRSIRTERVDPSEEQSSKDVTLGFLTEEVSESQTSSRKNMGKLQPAKGLFDKVKPPQNSLSKLFVNSDPYKEVKHPLRFETLSNSNSSMSTGESCSDAGDQHSLFGKMLSDPVQEIKSIPNENDEHRLSDAPQNLSSLTSVLLRDWIDEQRSEDLAAIRERKSIFSLESSRNTVAPMAVGTMKKLMDSLNFPTDNGTDAEANSLNSNSREEKWISEGNSAMQNSDRFCAIEEEEPQGETFVMETQSLCSQDTLDATTVNPKFGAVLHVQEIPSIEGCIYKDALLTFETNTAVKKALKKGHVTVMNYNTVVEATSQEDMVERICIPDLIGDPDVPVALVKEPARTVKIHPLTHDFSSNQIKEALKFCRSNISKFTLGSSRTDAFVEFETEDGKERALAEHSISICNTQLFISRIDIPRTIVARISNLSKSAMRDVRALCVPYGQIRGVYIRGTGVADVFFDISEWPNMLAILNSMNGMEIDGKKLVVRPATTVIPPEILRVLWKDPREKRYVKSVIQNLVREIEQPLDATRCHTLITELLL from the exons ATGGCCATTGCTCGTTTACTTTCACCCAAATCAACTCCTCAATTCAACAATAGAG gttttgtaattttgacGAGGAGGtggttatcttcttctcttgagGATGGTCGGAAATGTGAGAGATTGTCAGATTCTGAAGCTTCCACGAACAA AGATATTGGACAAAAGGTAGTGCATTGGTATTCTTTGGGAGGTTTAATTAGTAATCTAAAGCAAAAGATTATGGGAAACGTAATTTTGATGGACAAAAGTTCTGGTGAAGACTCGGTTTTGCCAAAATCGCCAATGGTTTCCTCATCAGATGTGGCTGTTACGAAAGTGGTGACCTTGAAGAACGTTGCAGAAAGCGAAAACTGTATCCATTCGAgtgtaaaagaagaaattggaTCTGAAGATGCATCTCAAAGTGTTGCTGCGGATAATAAGATCTGTATCACTTCGAgtataaaagaagaatcttttgTCTCGGAAATGGGATCTCAAGATGCATCTCAAAGTGTTGCTGTAGAAAACAAGAACTGTATCTCTTCTAgtataaaagaagaatcttcagTCTCTGAAATGGGATCTCAAGATGCATCTCAAAGTGTTGCAGGAATTGAGGCTTGTGGGAAGAGAGAAAGCATAACTGTAAGTAATGACAGATTAGGTAATATTAATAGGTTAGATGGCTTGGAGTCTGGGCAGGGGAAGGTGTTGAGATCAATACGCACTGAAAGGGTGGATCCTTCTGAGGAACAAAGTTCTAAAGATGTCACTTTAGGTTTCTTGACTGAAGAAGTATCGGAAAGTCAGACATCATCTAGGAAAAATATGGGGAAGTTGCAGCCTGCGAAAGGGCTATTCGATAAAGTGAAGCCACCTCAAAATAGTCTCTCGAAGTTGTTTGTAAACTCGGATCCATATAAAGAGGTTAAGCATCCTCTGAGATTTGAGACTTTGAGTAACAGTAATTCCAGTATGTCTACTGGAGAATCCTGTAGTGATGCAGGTGATCAACACAGCCTATTTGGTAAGATGCTGTCTGATCCTGTCCAGGAAATTAAAAGTATCCCCAACGAAAATGATGAGCACAGGTTGTCGGATGCTCCTCAAAATCTCAGCTCTTTGACATCCGTTCTATTAAGGGATTGGATTGATGAACAGAGGAGTGAAGACCTGGCTGCTATTAGAGAAAGGAAAAGTATATTTTCGCTTGAAAGTTCTAGAAACACTGTTGCACCTATGGCAGTGGGTACTATGAAGAAGTTGATGGACTCCCTTAACTTTCCAACTGACAATGGCACAGATGCAGAAGCCAACTCGTTGAATTCTAATagtagagaagagaaatggaTATCCGAAGGCAATTCTGCAATGCAAAACAGTGATCGTTTTTGTGCgatagaggaagaagaacccCAAGGGGAAACTTTTGTAATGGAAACCCAATCATTGTGCAGTCAGGACACTTTGGACGCTACCACCGTGAATCCTAAG TTTGGAGCCGTTTTGCATGTACAAGAAATTCCCTCTATTGAAGGGTGCATTTACAAAGATGCTCTCTTAACTTTTGAG ACTAACACTGCAGTCAAGAAAGCTCTCAAGAAAGGCCATGTGACGGTGATGAATTACAATACAGTTGTCGAGGCAACTTCTCAGGAAGACATGGTAGAAAGGATTTGCATTCCGGATCTCATTGGCGATCCAGATGTGCCTGTTGCATTGGTGAAGGAACCAGCCCGAACAGTTAAGATTCATCCACTGACGCACGATTTTAGTTCAAATCAGATCAAAGAAGCGCTAAAGTTCTGTAGGAGCAACATATCTAAGTTTACCTTGGGTTCATCGAGAACAGATGCTTTCGTGGAGTTTGAG ACGGAAGACGGCAAAGAGAGAGCACTTGCGGAGCATTCAATCAGCATATGCAACACACAATTGTTTATCTCGAGGATTGATATACCGAGGACAATCGTGGCAAGGATTTCAAACTTGTCGAAATCAGCAATGAGAGATGTACGAGCATTGTGTGTACCTTATGGACAGATCAGAGGGGTGTATATCAGGGGAACTGGTGTTGCGGATGTGTTTTTCGATATCTCTGAGTGGCCAAACATGCTCGCCATTCTCAACAG CATGAATGGTATGGAGATAGATGGTAAGAAGTTGGTGGTTCGACCTGCAACAACAGTAATACCTCCTGAAATATTGAGGGTTTTGTGGAAAGATCCTCGAGAAAAGAGATATGTGAAAAGTGTAATTCAGAATCTGGTGAGAGAGATTGAGCAGCCTTTAGATGCAACTCGTTGCCACACACTTATAACAGAATTACTACTATAG
- a CDS encoding RNA-binding (RRM/RBD/RNP motifs) family protein (RNA-binding (RRM/RBD/RNP motifs) family protein; FUNCTIONS IN: nucleic acid binding; INVOLVED IN: biological_process unknown; LOCATED IN: cellular_component unknown; CONTAINS InterPro DOMAIN/s: RNA recognition motif, RNP-1 (InterPro:IPR000504); Has 30201 Blast hits to 17322 proteins in 780 species: Archae - 12; Bacteria - 1396; Metazoa - 17338; Fungi - 3422; Plants - 5037; Viruses - 0; Other Eukaryotes - 2996 (source: NCBI BLink).) — protein sequence MAIARLLSPKSTPQFNNRGFVILTRRWLSSSLEDGRKCERLSDSEASTNKDIGQKVVHWYSLGGLISNLKQKIMGNVILMDKSSGEDSVLPKSPMVSSSDVAVTKVVTLKNVAESENCIHSSVKEEIGSEDASQSVAADNKICITSSIKEESFVSEMGSQDASQSVAVENKNCISSSIKEESSVSEMGSQDASQSVAGIEACGKRESITVSNDRLGNINRLDGLESGQGKVLRSIRTERVDPSEEQSSKDVTLGFLTEEVSESQTSSRKNMGKLQPAKGLFDKVKPPQNSLSKLFVNSDPYKEVKHPLRFETLSNSNSSMSTGESCSDAGDQHSLFGKMLSDPVQEIKSIPNENDEHRLSDAPQNLSSLTSVLLRDWIDEQRSEDLAAIRERKSIFSLESSRNTVAPMAVGTMKKLMDSLNFPTDNGTDAEANSLNSNSREEKWISEGNSAMQNSDRFCAIEEEEPQGETFVMETQSLCSQDTLDATTVNPKVTKKSFLALSAGEHSPNKVLLRFLPESSMKKHIVKAFSSQFGAVLHVQEIPSIEGCIYKDALLTFETNTAVKKALKKGHVTVMNYNTVVEATSQEDMVERICIPDLIGDPDVPVALVKEPARTVKIHPLTHDFSSNQIKEALKFCRSNISKFTLGSSRTDAFVEFETEDGKERALAEHSISICNTQLFISRIDIPRTIVARISNLSKSAMRDVRALCVPYGQIRGVYIRGTGVADVFFDISEWPNMLAILNSMNGMEIDGKKLVVRPATTVIPPEILRVLWKDPREKRYVKSVIQNLVREIEQPLDATRCHTLITELLL from the exons ATGGCCATTGCTCGTTTACTTTCACCCAAATCAACTCCTCAATTCAACAATAGAG gttttgtaattttgacGAGGAGGtggttatcttcttctcttgagGATGGTCGGAAATGTGAGAGATTGTCAGATTCTGAAGCTTCCACGAACAA AGATATTGGACAAAAGGTAGTGCATTGGTATTCTTTGGGAGGTTTAATTAGTAATCTAAAGCAAAAGATTATGGGAAACGTAATTTTGATGGACAAAAGTTCTGGTGAAGACTCGGTTTTGCCAAAATCGCCAATGGTTTCCTCATCAGATGTGGCTGTTACGAAAGTGGTGACCTTGAAGAACGTTGCAGAAAGCGAAAACTGTATCCATTCGAgtgtaaaagaagaaattggaTCTGAAGATGCATCTCAAAGTGTTGCTGCGGATAATAAGATCTGTATCACTTCGAgtataaaagaagaatcttttgTCTCGGAAATGGGATCTCAAGATGCATCTCAAAGTGTTGCTGTAGAAAACAAGAACTGTATCTCTTCTAgtataaaagaagaatcttcagTCTCTGAAATGGGATCTCAAGATGCATCTCAAAGTGTTGCAGGAATTGAGGCTTGTGGGAAGAGAGAAAGCATAACTGTAAGTAATGACAGATTAGGTAATATTAATAGGTTAGATGGCTTGGAGTCTGGGCAGGGGAAGGTGTTGAGATCAATACGCACTGAAAGGGTGGATCCTTCTGAGGAACAAAGTTCTAAAGATGTCACTTTAGGTTTCTTGACTGAAGAAGTATCGGAAAGTCAGACATCATCTAGGAAAAATATGGGGAAGTTGCAGCCTGCGAAAGGGCTATTCGATAAAGTGAAGCCACCTCAAAATAGTCTCTCGAAGTTGTTTGTAAACTCGGATCCATATAAAGAGGTTAAGCATCCTCTGAGATTTGAGACTTTGAGTAACAGTAATTCCAGTATGTCTACTGGAGAATCCTGTAGTGATGCAGGTGATCAACACAGCCTATTTGGTAAGATGCTGTCTGATCCTGTCCAGGAAATTAAAAGTATCCCCAACGAAAATGATGAGCACAGGTTGTCGGATGCTCCTCAAAATCTCAGCTCTTTGACATCCGTTCTATTAAGGGATTGGATTGATGAACAGAGGAGTGAAGACCTGGCTGCTATTAGAGAAAGGAAAAGTATATTTTCGCTTGAAAGTTCTAGAAACACTGTTGCACCTATGGCAGTGGGTACTATGAAGAAGTTGATGGACTCCCTTAACTTTCCAACTGACAATGGCACAGATGCAGAAGCCAACTCGTTGAATTCTAATagtagagaagagaaatggaTATCCGAAGGCAATTCTGCAATGCAAAACAGTGATCGTTTTTGTGCgatagaggaagaagaacccCAAGGGGAAACTTTTGTAATGGAAACCCAATCATTGTGCAGTCAGGACACTTTGGACGCTACCACCGTGAATCCTAAGGTaacaaaaaagagtttctTGGCATTATCTGCTGGAGAACACTCTCCTAACAAAGTACTGCTAAGGTTTTTGCCAGAATCATCTATGAAGAAACACATTGTTAAAGCGTTTTCTTCTCAGTTTGGAGCCGTTTTGCATGTACAAGAAATTCCCTCTATTGAAGGGTGCATTTACAAAGATGCTCTCTTAACTTTTGAG ACTAACACTGCAGTCAAGAAAGCTCTCAAGAAAGGCCATGTGACGGTGATGAATTACAATACAGTTGTCGAGGCAACTTCTCAGGAAGACATGGTAGAAAGGATTTGCATTCCGGATCTCATTGGCGATCCAGATGTGCCTGTTGCATTGGTGAAGGAACCAGCCCGAACAGTTAAGATTCATCCACTGACGCACGATTTTAGTTCAAATCAGATCAAAGAAGCGCTAAAGTTCTGTAGGAGCAACATATCTAAGTTTACCTTGGGTTCATCGAGAACAGATGCTTTCGTGGAGTTTGAG ACGGAAGACGGCAAAGAGAGAGCACTTGCGGAGCATTCAATCAGCATATGCAACACACAATTGTTTATCTCGAGGATTGATATACCGAGGACAATCGTGGCAAGGATTTCAAACTTGTCGAAATCAGCAATGAGAGATGTACGAGCATTGTGTGTACCTTATGGACAGATCAGAGGGGTGTATATCAGGGGAACTGGTGTTGCGGATGTGTTTTTCGATATCTCTGAGTGGCCAAACATGCTCGCCATTCTCAACAG CATGAATGGTATGGAGATAGATGGTAAGAAGTTGGTGGTTCGACCTGCAACAACAGTAATACCTCCTGAAATATTGAGGGTTTTGTGGAAAGATCCTCGAGAAAAGAGATATGTGAAAAGTGTAATTCAGAATCTGGTGAGAGAGATTGAGCAGCCTTTAGATGCAACTCGTTGCCACACACTTATAACAGAATTACTACTATAG
- a CDS encoding RNA-binding (RRM/RBD/RNP motifs) family protein gives MGNVILMDKSSGEDSVLPKSPMVSSSDVAVTKVVTLKNVAESENCIHSSVKEEIGSEDASQSVAADNKICITSSIKEESFVSEMGSQDASQSVAVENKNCISSSIKEESSVSEMGSQDASQSVAGIEACGKRESITVSNDRLGNINRLDGLESGQGKVLRSIRTERVDPSEEQSSKDVTLGFLTEEVSESQTSSRKNMGKLQPAKGLFDKVKPPQNSLSKLFVNSDPYKEVKHPLRFETLSNSNSSMSTGESCSDAGDQHSLFGKMLSDPVQEIKSIPNENDEHRLSDAPQNLSSLTSVLLRDWIDEQRSEDLAAIRERKSIFSLESSRNTVAPMAVGTMKKLMDSLNFPTDNGTDAEANSLNSNSREEKWISEGNSAMQNSDRFCAIEEEEPQGETFVMETQSLCSQDTLDATTVNPKFGAVLHVQEIPSIEGCIYKDALLTFETNTAVKKALKKGHVTVMNYNTVVEATSQEDMVERICIPDLIGDPDVPVALVKEPARTVKIHPLTHDFSSNQIKEALKFCRSNISKFTLGSSRTDAFVEFETEDGKERALAEHSISICNTQLFISRIDIPRTIVARISNLSKSAMRDVRALCVPYGQIRGVYIRGTGVADVFFDISEWPNMLAILNSMNGMEIDGKKLVVRPATTVIPPEILRVLWKDPREKRYVKSVIQNLVREIEQPLDATRCHTLITELLL, from the exons ATGGGAAACGTAATTTTGATGGACAAAAGTTCTGGTGAAGACTCGGTTTTGCCAAAATCGCCAATGGTTTCCTCATCAGATGTGGCTGTTACGAAAGTGGTGACCTTGAAGAACGTTGCAGAAAGCGAAAACTGTATCCATTCGAgtgtaaaagaagaaattggaTCTGAAGATGCATCTCAAAGTGTTGCTGCGGATAATAAGATCTGTATCACTTCGAgtataaaagaagaatcttttgTCTCGGAAATGGGATCTCAAGATGCATCTCAAAGTGTTGCTGTAGAAAACAAGAACTGTATCTCTTCTAgtataaaagaagaatcttcagTCTCTGAAATGGGATCTCAAGATGCATCTCAAAGTGTTGCAGGAATTGAGGCTTGTGGGAAGAGAGAAAGCATAACTGTAAGTAATGACAGATTAGGTAATATTAATAGGTTAGATGGCTTGGAGTCTGGGCAGGGGAAGGTGTTGAGATCAATACGCACTGAAAGGGTGGATCCTTCTGAGGAACAAAGTTCTAAAGATGTCACTTTAGGTTTCTTGACTGAAGAAGTATCGGAAAGTCAGACATCATCTAGGAAAAATATGGGGAAGTTGCAGCCTGCGAAAGGGCTATTCGATAAAGTGAAGCCACCTCAAAATAGTCTCTCGAAGTTGTTTGTAAACTCGGATCCATATAAAGAGGTTAAGCATCCTCTGAGATTTGAGACTTTGAGTAACAGTAATTCCAGTATGTCTACTGGAGAATCCTGTAGTGATGCAGGTGATCAACACAGCCTATTTGGTAAGATGCTGTCTGATCCTGTCCAGGAAATTAAAAGTATCCCCAACGAAAATGATGAGCACAGGTTGTCGGATGCTCCTCAAAATCTCAGCTCTTTGACATCCGTTCTATTAAGGGATTGGATTGATGAACAGAGGAGTGAAGACCTGGCTGCTATTAGAGAAAGGAAAAGTATATTTTCGCTTGAAAGTTCTAGAAACACTGTTGCACCTATGGCAGTGGGTACTATGAAGAAGTTGATGGACTCCCTTAACTTTCCAACTGACAATGGCACAGATGCAGAAGCCAACTCGTTGAATTCTAATagtagagaagagaaatggaTATCCGAAGGCAATTCTGCAATGCAAAACAGTGATCGTTTTTGTGCgatagaggaagaagaacccCAAGGGGAAACTTTTGTAATGGAAACCCAATCATTGTGCAGTCAGGACACTTTGGACGCTACCACCGTGAATCCTAAG TTTGGAGCCGTTTTGCATGTACAAGAAATTCCCTCTATTGAAGGGTGCATTTACAAAGATGCTCTCTTAACTTTTGAG ACTAACACTGCAGTCAAGAAAGCTCTCAAGAAAGGCCATGTGACGGTGATGAATTACAATACAGTTGTCGAGGCAACTTCTCAGGAAGACATGGTAGAAAGGATTTGCATTCCGGATCTCATTGGCGATCCAGATGTGCCTGTTGCATTGGTGAAGGAACCAGCCCGAACAGTTAAGATTCATCCACTGACGCACGATTTTAGTTCAAATCAGATCAAAGAAGCGCTAAAGTTCTGTAGGAGCAACATATCTAAGTTTACCTTGGGTTCATCGAGAACAGATGCTTTCGTGGAGTTTGAG ACGGAAGACGGCAAAGAGAGAGCACTTGCGGAGCATTCAATCAGCATATGCAACACACAATTGTTTATCTCGAGGATTGATATACCGAGGACAATCGTGGCAAGGATTTCAAACTTGTCGAAATCAGCAATGAGAGATGTACGAGCATTGTGTGTACCTTATGGACAGATCAGAGGGGTGTATATCAGGGGAACTGGTGTTGCGGATGTGTTTTTCGATATCTCTGAGTGGCCAAACATGCTCGCCATTCTCAACAG CATGAATGGTATGGAGATAGATGGTAAGAAGTTGGTGGTTCGACCTGCAACAACAGTAATACCTCCTGAAATATTGAGGGTTTTGTGGAAAGATCCTCGAGAAAAGAGATATGTGAAAAGTGTAATTCAGAATCTGGTGAGAGAGATTGAGCAGCCTTTAGATGCAACTCGTTGCCACACACTTATAACAGAATTACTACTATAG
- a CDS encoding RNA-binding (RRM/RBD/RNP motifs) family protein, translating to MLIWVMHCSFFYFLICDNFLMCRDIGQKVVHWYSLGGLISNLKQKIMGNVILMDKSSGEDSVLPKSPMVSSSDVAVTKVVTLKNVAESENCIHSSVKEEIGSEDASQSVAADNKICITSSIKEESFVSEMGSQDASQSVAVENKNCISSSIKEESSVSEMGSQDASQSVAGIEACGKRESITVSNDRLGNINRLDGLESGQGKVLRSIRTERVDPSEEQSSKDVTLGFLTEEVSESQTSSRKNMGKLQPAKGLFDKVKPPQNSLSKLFVNSDPYKEVKHPLRFETLSNSNSSMSTGESCSDAGDQHSLFGKMLSDPVQEIKSIPNENDEHRLSDAPQNLSSLTSVLLRDWIDEQRSEDLAAIRERKSIFSLESSRNTVAPMAVGTMKKLMDSLNFPTDNGTDAEANSLNSNSREEKWISEGNSAMQNSDRFCAIEEEEPQGETFVMETQSLCSQDTLDATTVNPKFGAVLHVQEIPSIEGCIYKDALLTFETNTAVKKALKKGHVTVMNYNTVVEATSQEDMVERICIPDLIGDPDVPVALVKEPARTVKIHPLTHDFSSNQIKEALKFCRSNISKFTLGSSRTDAFVEFETEDGKERALAEHSISICNTQLFISRIDIPRTIVARISNLSKSAMRDVRALCVPYGQIRGVYIRGTGVADVFFDISEWPNMLAILNSMNGMEIDGKKLVVRPATTVIPPEILRVLWKDPREKRYVKSVIQNLVREIEQPLDATRCHTLITELLL from the exons ATGTTAATTTGGGTGATgcattgttcttttttttactttttgatttGTGATAATTTTCTCATGTGTAGAGATATTGGACAAAAGGTAGTGCATTGGTATTCTTTGGGAGGTTTAATTAGTAATCTAAAGCAAAAGATTATGGGAAACGTAATTTTGATGGACAAAAGTTCTGGTGAAGACTCGGTTTTGCCAAAATCGCCAATGGTTTCCTCATCAGATGTGGCTGTTACGAAAGTGGTGACCTTGAAGAACGTTGCAGAAAGCGAAAACTGTATCCATTCGAgtgtaaaagaagaaattggaTCTGAAGATGCATCTCAAAGTGTTGCTGCGGATAATAAGATCTGTATCACTTCGAgtataaaagaagaatcttttgTCTCGGAAATGGGATCTCAAGATGCATCTCAAAGTGTTGCTGTAGAAAACAAGAACTGTATCTCTTCTAgtataaaagaagaatcttcagTCTCTGAAATGGGATCTCAAGATGCATCTCAAAGTGTTGCAGGAATTGAGGCTTGTGGGAAGAGAGAAAGCATAACTGTAAGTAATGACAGATTAGGTAATATTAATAGGTTAGATGGCTTGGAGTCTGGGCAGGGGAAGGTGTTGAGATCAATACGCACTGAAAGGGTGGATCCTTCTGAGGAACAAAGTTCTAAAGATGTCACTTTAGGTTTCTTGACTGAAGAAGTATCGGAAAGTCAGACATCATCTAGGAAAAATATGGGGAAGTTGCAGCCTGCGAAAGGGCTATTCGATAAAGTGAAGCCACCTCAAAATAGTCTCTCGAAGTTGTTTGTAAACTCGGATCCATATAAAGAGGTTAAGCATCCTCTGAGATTTGAGACTTTGAGTAACAGTAATTCCAGTATGTCTACTGGAGAATCCTGTAGTGATGCAGGTGATCAACACAGCCTATTTGGTAAGATGCTGTCTGATCCTGTCCAGGAAATTAAAAGTATCCCCAACGAAAATGATGAGCACAGGTTGTCGGATGCTCCTCAAAATCTCAGCTCTTTGACATCCGTTCTATTAAGGGATTGGATTGATGAACAGAGGAGTGAAGACCTGGCTGCTATTAGAGAAAGGAAAAGTATATTTTCGCTTGAAAGTTCTAGAAACACTGTTGCACCTATGGCAGTGGGTACTATGAAGAAGTTGATGGACTCCCTTAACTTTCCAACTGACAATGGCACAGATGCAGAAGCCAACTCGTTGAATTCTAATagtagagaagagaaatggaTATCCGAAGGCAATTCTGCAATGCAAAACAGTGATCGTTTTTGTGCgatagaggaagaagaacccCAAGGGGAAACTTTTGTAATGGAAACCCAATCATTGTGCAGTCAGGACACTTTGGACGCTACCACCGTGAATCCTAAG TTTGGAGCCGTTTTGCATGTACAAGAAATTCCCTCTATTGAAGGGTGCATTTACAAAGATGCTCTCTTAACTTTTGAG ACTAACACTGCAGTCAAGAAAGCTCTCAAGAAAGGCCATGTGACGGTGATGAATTACAATACAGTTGTCGAGGCAACTTCTCAGGAAGACATGGTAGAAAGGATTTGCATTCCGGATCTCATTGGCGATCCAGATGTGCCTGTTGCATTGGTGAAGGAACCAGCCCGAACAGTTAAGATTCATCCACTGACGCACGATTTTAGTTCAAATCAGATCAAAGAAGCGCTAAAGTTCTGTAGGAGCAACATATCTAAGTTTACCTTGGGTTCATCGAGAACAGATGCTTTCGTGGAGTTTGAG ACGGAAGACGGCAAAGAGAGAGCACTTGCGGAGCATTCAATCAGCATATGCAACACACAATTGTTTATCTCGAGGATTGATATACCGAGGACAATCGTGGCAAGGATTTCAAACTTGTCGAAATCAGCAATGAGAGATGTACGAGCATTGTGTGTACCTTATGGACAGATCAGAGGGGTGTATATCAGGGGAACTGGTGTTGCGGATGTGTTTTTCGATATCTCTGAGTGGCCAAACATGCTCGCCATTCTCAACAG CATGAATGGTATGGAGATAGATGGTAAGAAGTTGGTGGTTCGACCTGCAACAACAGTAATACCTCCTGAAATATTGAGGGTTTTGTGGAAAGATCCTCGAGAAAAGAGATATGTGAAAAGTGTAATTCAGAATCTGGTGAGAGAGATTGAGCAGCCTTTAGATGCAACTCGTTGCCACACACTTATAACAGAATTACTACTATAG